One stretch of Phycisphaerae bacterium DNA includes these proteins:
- a CDS encoding permease, translated as MTALGFFWKAGWAFVLGYAVSAMIQTFVPKRRLTRHMGAPSLKSLSLATAFGAISSSCSFAALSAARSLVLKAAHFVAAVAFMFASTNLVIELGILIAIFLGWQYLAAELMGGVVLIAISAVLIRYTYPSTWLQTAREKVENEAESEHENFNPWRRVRSMHGWRMVGHRFVMEWKMVWHEILAGFTIAGFVKVLVPDRIWQAIFLTNVPDDAVPSFWIVLENAIVGPFVAAATFIGSMGNIPLATVLAGSGTAFAGVMAFIYSDLMVPPIVRVNARYYGWQVALCIAAVMFASIVCTALLLHYGFAATGLTPETTAVSVDSARAFDVDYTLWLNLAFAAIAGVMIVLHRQYASSHEPKAHKPRRGTIQMTVSITAIAVLVTGLIASAAIA; from the coding sequence ATGACGGCGCTGGGCTTCTTCTGGAAGGCGGGCTGGGCATTCGTCCTTGGATACGCCGTTAGTGCAATGATCCAGACGTTTGTACCCAAGAGGCGTCTCACACGCCATATGGGTGCGCCATCCCTGAAGAGTCTCTCACTTGCGACGGCGTTCGGCGCGATTTCGTCTTCGTGCTCATTTGCCGCCCTATCGGCCGCCCGATCCCTGGTCCTGAAGGCGGCACACTTTGTCGCCGCGGTGGCATTCATGTTTGCCTCAACGAACCTGGTCATCGAACTGGGCATCCTGATCGCCATCTTTCTCGGTTGGCAATACCTTGCGGCCGAACTGATGGGTGGAGTCGTGCTCATCGCGATCAGTGCTGTCTTGATTCGATATACCTATCCGTCGACCTGGCTACAGACGGCTCGCGAGAAAGTCGAGAACGAAGCGGAAAGTGAGCATGAGAATTTTAATCCGTGGCGGCGTGTCAGGAGCATGCACGGCTGGCGGATGGTCGGACATCGCTTTGTGATGGAATGGAAGATGGTCTGGCATGAAATCCTCGCCGGATTCACGATTGCCGGATTCGTAAAGGTCCTCGTGCCCGACAGAATCTGGCAGGCCATCTTTCTCACAAACGTACCAGACGATGCTGTCCCGAGCTTCTGGATCGTGCTGGAAAACGCAATCGTCGGACCATTTGTCGCCGCAGCCACCTTCATCGGCTCCATGGGAAACATCCCCCTTGCCACTGTCCTCGCCGGGAGCGGCACCGCCTTTGCCGGCGTCATGGCGTTCATCTACTCGGATTTGATGGTGCCGCCCATTGTCCGTGTAAATGCCCGTTATTATGGCTGGCAGGTCGCCCTCTGCATTGCGGCCGTGATGTTCGCCAGCATCGTCTGCACCGCACTGCTGCTGCATTATGGCTTCGCCGCGACCGGCCTGACGCCGGAAACCACAGCGGTTTCCGTTGACTCCGCAAGGGCCTTCGACGTCGACTACACGCTCTGGCTTAACCTCGCGTTTGCGGCCATCGCAGGGGTAATGATCGTGCTTCACCGGCAGTACGCCAGTTCGCACGAACCAAAAGCACACAAACCACGCAGGGGTACTATCCAAATGACTGTCAGCATAACGGCTATCGCAGTTCTTGTGACCGGATTGATCGCGTCCGCCGCAATCGCCTGA
- a CDS encoding GAF domain-containing protein, producing the protein MSTQFHEKSILLLTVDGAEKEELHSAFDRAGFKVQHCENVESLCAGLVAGVGLAVVAHEAINNEMSKIASALEGQAAWSDVALVVLCGGFDSPDHSTIGPSSNFTLLERPVSPHNLLSIVGLALRAREHQYGRRDEQIEHAHSDLYMKAHAVRMGERIEQQAKTLRLIRDVATAANFADTVEDAISFVLAQVCEFNGWVCGAAYLPSLDDSSLLIPIDASYEHDQGRFRPLLEETLTLQFKRGKGLPGRVFASGQPEWTRGIEKEMSGRRKELGEQLGIHTAAAFPILAGSEVIGVLEFLSQTRKDPTLEQLDVMASIGTQLGRVLERDRLDRALRDSVRLVQKIADTAPTMIRILDTEEQRYWFVNRQMAQFFGMNVDKLLSKNRAVFLDAVSPEDQKLVDEAMEKVLHRTDGVPVTWRVRVRNAAGEWRWLRTWSVLFAQHESGSARHILNISMDVTQHVESEERLRQTERLTSIGILAAGIAHEINNPLASVVMTAQLLRKRNPGDETDRMLGNIIEDAKRCGRIVRNVQRFARQEPSHREPLDLNSVVKAAIQLSTSERNYAGIGLKVDLSEPLPAIEGDAAELEQVVLNLVSNACHASARGQEIQVRTASVGGMVQLAVQDEGQGMAPDVKRHVFDPFYTTRGSQGGTGLGLSIVHGIVEEHGGRIDIDSEVGRGTTVRVSFPVAEGGSDGTADHE; encoded by the coding sequence ATGAGCACGCAATTTCATGAGAAGAGTATCCTCCTACTGACAGTTGACGGCGCCGAGAAGGAGGAGCTGCATTCGGCTTTCGATCGTGCCGGCTTCAAGGTCCAGCATTGCGAGAATGTGGAGAGCCTGTGCGCCGGACTTGTCGCCGGCGTGGGACTGGCCGTCGTCGCGCATGAAGCCATCAACAACGAGATGTCAAAGATCGCAAGCGCCCTGGAGGGCCAGGCCGCCTGGTCCGATGTGGCTCTCGTGGTACTGTGCGGCGGGTTCGACTCGCCAGACCATTCGACAATCGGTCCATCCAGCAACTTCACCCTGCTTGAGCGTCCCGTCAGCCCTCACAATCTTCTGAGTATCGTCGGGCTGGCCCTCAGGGCTCGAGAGCACCAGTACGGCCGCCGCGACGAGCAGATCGAGCATGCCCACTCCGACCTGTACATGAAAGCGCATGCGGTCCGGATGGGCGAGCGGATCGAGCAGCAGGCCAAGACGCTTCGCCTGATTCGCGACGTGGCGACGGCAGCGAATTTTGCAGATACCGTCGAGGATGCCATTTCTTTTGTGTTGGCGCAGGTGTGCGAATTCAATGGCTGGGTCTGCGGGGCGGCTTATCTGCCGTCGCTTGATGACTCCAGCTTGCTGATTCCAATTGACGCCTCGTACGAGCACGATCAAGGGCGATTTCGACCCTTGCTCGAGGAAACGCTGACGCTGCAATTCAAGCGCGGAAAGGGTCTGCCCGGGCGCGTTTTCGCCAGTGGTCAGCCGGAATGGACGCGCGGGATCGAGAAAGAGATGTCCGGTCGGCGGAAAGAACTGGGCGAACAGTTGGGAATTCACACGGCGGCGGCCTTTCCGATACTTGCCGGATCAGAAGTCATTGGTGTGCTGGAGTTTCTCTCACAGACGAGGAAGGATCCGACCCTCGAGCAGCTGGATGTGATGGCGAGTATCGGTACCCAATTGGGGCGAGTCTTGGAACGCGATCGACTGGATCGAGCGTTGCGTGACAGCGTACGCCTGGTTCAGAAAATCGCTGATACGGCACCGACGATGATCCGTATTCTGGACACGGAGGAGCAGCGTTATTGGTTTGTAAACAGGCAAATGGCCCAGTTCTTCGGGATGAACGTCGACAAACTCCTGTCCAAGAATCGCGCGGTGTTTCTGGACGCCGTATCCCCTGAAGACCAGAAGCTCGTGGATGAGGCAATGGAAAAGGTGCTTCATCGGACCGATGGAGTGCCGGTGACGTGGCGGGTTCGTGTACGAAACGCGGCGGGTGAATGGCGCTGGCTGCGCACTTGGAGCGTTCTCTTTGCGCAGCATGAGAGTGGCTCAGCGCGTCATATTCTCAACATTTCCATGGACGTCACGCAGCACGTGGAAAGTGAAGAGCGGCTTCGTCAGACCGAGCGGCTTACGTCGATCGGCATTCTGGCCGCCGGCATTGCCCATGAGATCAACAATCCGCTGGCGTCGGTTGTCATGACGGCGCAGTTGCTTCGAAAGCGAAACCCGGGCGACGAGACCGACCGGATGCTGGGAAATATCATCGAGGACGCCAAGCGGTGCGGGCGTATCGTGCGAAACGTCCAGCGGTTTGCGCGCCAGGAGCCGTCCCATCGCGAGCCGCTGGACCTTAACAGCGTGGTGAAGGCCGCCATTCAGCTCAGCACATCGGAACGCAATTACGCGGGAATCGGCTTGAAGGTCGACTTGAGCGAGCCGCTGCCGGCGATTGAGGGGGACGCCGCGGAGCTGGAACAGGTCGTGCTCAATCTCGTTTCCAATGCCTGTCACGCCAGCGCGCGCGGACAGGAGATTCAGGTACGTACGGCTTCCGTAGGGGGGATGGTACAATTGGCCGTGCAGGACGAAGGCCAGGGCATGGCGCCTGACGTGAAGCGACACGTCTTTGATCCGTTCTACACGACCCGGGGGTCGCAGGGAGGAACGGGGCTGGGGCTGAGCATTGTGCACGGTATAGTCGAGGAGCACGGGGGGAGAATTGATATTGACAGCGAGGTCGGCCGGGGGACGACCGTGCGAGTGAGCTTCCCGGTTGCCGAAGGTGGATCCGACGGAACAGCCGACCATGAATAA
- a CDS encoding response regulator transcription factor, which produces MRILVIEDNERLAELLKKGLEEQGYAVDTTPSGREGEELAVRERYDVIILDLMLPDHDGVQVARELRRRKVSTPTLMLTALASTADKVSGLDAGADDYLTKPFDFDELIARVRALLRRGQSSEGASLRFQDIEMDLVRRKVMRDGKRVDLTTKEFALLEYFMRNPERVLTRTNIGERVWDLLFQDESNVIEVYVSRLRSKIDKGFEPKLIHTVVGTGYVLSAERSMVPA; this is translated from the coding sequence ATGCGCATCCTGGTTATTGAAGACAATGAACGTCTTGCGGAGTTGCTCAAGAAAGGGCTGGAAGAGCAAGGGTATGCAGTGGATACGACACCATCCGGACGCGAAGGCGAAGAGCTTGCCGTGCGGGAGCGGTATGACGTCATTATCCTCGACCTGATGCTGCCGGATCACGACGGCGTCCAAGTCGCAAGGGAGCTGCGTCGCCGAAAGGTCTCGACGCCGACACTGATGCTGACGGCGCTCGCTTCCACGGCGGATAAGGTTTCGGGATTGGACGCCGGTGCGGACGACTATCTGACCAAGCCCTTCGATTTTGACGAGTTGATCGCGCGCGTACGCGCACTTCTGCGCCGCGGGCAGTCGTCCGAAGGCGCATCGCTACGCTTTCAGGATATTGAAATGGATCTGGTCCGGCGCAAGGTCATGCGCGACGGCAAGCGCGTCGACCTGACCACGAAGGAATTCGCGCTCCTGGAGTATTTCATGCGGAATCCCGAGCGCGTTCTGACCCGTACGAACATCGGCGAGCGCGTTTGGGACTTGCTGTTCCAGGACGAAAGCAACGTGATCGAGGTCTACGTTTCCCGGTTGCGCAGCAAGATTGACAAGGGCTTTGAACCCAAGCTGATTCATACCGTCGTGGGTACAGGGTACGTGCTCAGTGCGGAGCGAAGCATGGTACCGGCCTGA
- the ligD gene encoding non-homologous end-joining DNA ligase has translation MRVGRRSIEISNADKVLFPDAGLTKGDLIEYYQKIGRTILRYAEGRALVMHRYPNGVEGKSFYQKKTPHYFPDWIERADIRLQKGGRQEFVVVSNVATLAYLAGQACITPHIWLSYANNVHNPDLMVFDLDPTTSDFAQVRKAGIAVRDMLEELGVTSFVQLTGSRGLHVVVPLDGTSDFGEVRDCASELARLVAQRHQKELTVEQRKNKRGNRVFVDYLRNAFGQTIAAPYAVRAKPQASVATPLDWDELENGEMGPRDYTTANIFRRLGSRSDPWKKIRRHRIGLKRFRKKLADFADK, from the coding sequence GTGCGGGTCGGTCGGCGCAGTATTGAGATCTCGAATGCGGACAAGGTCCTTTTCCCTGACGCAGGCCTTACCAAGGGGGATCTGATCGAATACTATCAAAAGATAGGAAGAACCATCTTGCGTTATGCCGAAGGTCGTGCCCTTGTAATGCACCGCTATCCGAACGGCGTTGAAGGCAAGAGCTTCTACCAGAAGAAAACCCCCCATTACTTCCCCGATTGGATTGAGCGAGCCGACATCCGTCTGCAAAAGGGCGGCAGACAGGAATTTGTTGTCGTCTCGAATGTTGCGACTTTGGCGTATCTTGCCGGCCAGGCCTGCATTACTCCGCATATCTGGCTGTCGTACGCCAACAATGTGCACAATCCGGACTTGATGGTTTTCGATCTCGATCCGACTACGAGCGATTTTGCGCAGGTTCGCAAGGCGGGAATCGCTGTACGCGATATGCTTGAGGAACTCGGAGTGACGAGTTTCGTGCAACTGACTGGTTCGCGGGGGTTGCACGTTGTCGTGCCCCTTGATGGAACATCCGATTTCGGCGAGGTCCGCGATTGTGCGTCCGAACTTGCCCGACTTGTGGCGCAACGCCATCAGAAGGAGCTGACCGTCGAGCAGCGCAAGAACAAGCGCGGAAATCGCGTATTCGTGGATTATCTGCGAAATGCGTTCGGACAGACGATCGCAGCGCCCTATGCCGTTCGGGCAAAGCCGCAGGCATCGGTGGCAACCCCGCTCGATTGGGATGAGTTGGAGAACGGCGAAATGGGTCCACGAGACTACACGACTGCGAATATCTTCCGAAGGTTGGGTAGTCGGAGTGACCCGTGGAAGAAGATCCGACGTCACCGCATCGGCCTCAAGCGGTTTCGGAAGAAGCTGGCCGACTTCGCAGACAAATGA
- a CDS encoding lipocalin family protein, which yields MKSIRTLLMPMVVLALVGALTGCATMEGKWSLAKVNPTAARDDFAYSSLTLQKDGTFYAEAKEPTGSRTVSGTWTMHNGLLSLKEESGERHVYDAKVMDGGKQLMLVRHWNGQRLTAVLDKRST from the coding sequence ATGAAATCGATTCGAACGCTTCTGATGCCGATGGTCGTGCTTGCCTTGGTTGGTGCTCTGACAGGGTGCGCAACGATGGAAGGCAAATGGTCACTCGCGAAAGTGAATCCCACGGCCGCGAGGGATGATTTCGCGTACTCCAGCCTGACACTTCAAAAGGACGGCACGTTCTACGCGGAAGCCAAGGAGCCGACTGGGAGCCGCACCGTATCCGGAACATGGACGATGCACAATGGCCTCCTTTCGCTGAAGGAGGAGAGTGGTGAGCGCCATGTCTACGACGCCAAGGTCATGGACGGTGGAAAACAGCTCATGCTCGTCCGCCATTGGAACGGGCAGCGCCTCACGGCCGTACTCGACAAACGGTCCACCTGA
- a CDS encoding BON domain-containing protein — translation MRRTHDVLRFFFCATAGSLVANLMIAPIPALAAEPVVNDKNVCNAVEDALFFDEGVSFDRIDIACADGIVTLSGTVNNCLAKRRAERLAETIKGVRAIVNRITVKPTSQRSPEEIERNVKAALLADAATDSYQVGVAATPNGVVRLTGTTESWREKQLAEKVAAGVAGVTDVENAIDVDYKTERSDQEIKAEVARTLEWNALVDSTIIDVAVDNGIVRLTGTVGSAAEKRQARYDAWVAGVRKVDDSGLVVRDWAENPNRRETAFVAKSPEDIRQAVRDAILYDPRVTSGDVSPQVSGSIVTLRGVVDSLIAKRAAAQDARNTTGVSRVLNRLKVRPSAHRKPQSDKQIADAVREALLRDPYVDRFDLSADVINGTLYLSGNVDSFFEKAQAENAASHVKGVTDISNALVVTRTGLPVIDNPYVYEWYVYDFGWYDTPERMNRKSDREIKEDIEDTLWWMTMIDPERVSVDVTNGVATLTGTVTSWPARRQATEAALRSGAVFVDNELLLPRK, via the coding sequence ATGAGACGAACACACGACGTACTTCGATTCTTCTTCTGTGCCACCGCCGGTTCGCTGGTAGCGAACTTGATGATTGCTCCGATCCCTGCCCTTGCAGCTGAACCTGTCGTCAATGACAAGAACGTGTGCAACGCCGTCGAAGATGCCCTGTTCTTTGACGAGGGGGTATCGTTCGACCGCATCGATATCGCGTGCGCGGATGGTATCGTTACCCTTTCGGGCACCGTGAACAACTGTCTGGCGAAGCGACGTGCCGAGCGTTTAGCGGAGACGATCAAGGGGGTGCGAGCGATTGTCAATCGCATTACGGTCAAGCCTACGTCGCAACGGTCACCTGAAGAAATAGAAAGGAATGTCAAGGCGGCGCTCCTGGCAGATGCGGCGACCGATTCATACCAAGTTGGCGTCGCCGCGACGCCGAACGGGGTCGTGAGGTTGACCGGTACGACCGAGTCGTGGAGAGAAAAACAGCTTGCGGAAAAGGTGGCGGCTGGCGTCGCTGGAGTAACTGATGTCGAGAATGCGATCGACGTGGACTATAAAACGGAGCGATCAGACCAAGAAATCAAGGCGGAGGTCGCCCGGACCCTTGAGTGGAACGCGTTGGTCGACAGCACAATAATCGACGTTGCGGTGGATAACGGCATTGTGAGGTTAACAGGGACGGTGGGCAGTGCGGCCGAGAAACGCCAGGCGCGCTATGACGCATGGGTAGCGGGGGTCAGGAAAGTCGATGACTCCGGCTTGGTCGTGCGCGATTGGGCTGAGAACCCCAATCGTCGCGAGACGGCCTTTGTGGCCAAGTCGCCCGAGGACATACGCCAAGCGGTGCGCGACGCGATTCTCTATGATCCCCGCGTGACCTCCGGCGACGTAAGTCCTCAAGTAAGCGGCAGCATTGTGACGCTCCGGGGAGTCGTCGACAGCCTCATCGCGAAGCGGGCCGCTGCCCAGGACGCCCGCAATACCACCGGTGTCTCCCGCGTCCTGAATCGACTGAAGGTTCGTCCGTCTGCCCACAGAAAGCCGCAGAGTGACAAGCAAATCGCGGACGCGGTGCGCGAAGCCCTCTTGCGGGATCCGTACGTTGACCGATTTGATCTATCGGCTGACGTGATCAACGGGACGCTGTACCTCAGCGGCAACGTGGACTCCTTCTTCGAAAAGGCCCAGGCGGAGAACGCCGCTTCGCACGTGAAGGGCGTGACCGATATCAGCAATGCGCTCGTTGTAACCCGCACCGGACTTCCCGTCATTGACAATCCCTATGTCTATGAGTGGTATGTTTATGATTTTGGATGGTATGATACTCCGGAGCGCATGAACAGGAAGAGCGATCGGGAAATCAAGGAGGATATCGAGGATACGCTTTGGTGGATGACGATGATCGATCCCGAACGTGTGTCCGTGGACGTCACAAATGGCGTCGCTACCCTGACCGGCACGGTCACGAGTTGGCCGGCCCGGAGACAAGCCACTGAGGCAGCACTACGCAGCGGGGCTGTTTTCGTGGACAATGAGCTGCTCCTGCCGAGGAAGTAG
- the ligD gene encoding non-homologous end-joining DNA ligase produces the protein MSTPLDQLDESARHALRRRKQPQTASPMLATLTHDYFSDPDWIFERKLDGERCLAFRSGRTVSLKSRYDEDLSETYPELVEALQGDGGSNWVVDGEVVAFKGRVTSFERLQQRMKIRDRDAARQAAKSTAVYYYLFDLLYVDGYDVTGLALRDRKRLLKNLLTWKNPIRYCTHRREQGERYHRVACERHWEGVIAKSLDSGYVHSRSRNWLKFKCTNRQEFVIGGFTDPKGSRLGFGALLLGYYENGDLRYAGMVGAGFDDETLEELHGRLKGLEARKPSYADRELPSKGVHWVKPKLVAEVAYTELTRKNRLRHPRFLGLRRKKARTVGLEHDGSRS, from the coding sequence ATGAGCACTCCGTTGGATCAACTGGACGAATCAGCGAGGCATGCGCTGCGGCGCAGGAAGCAGCCTCAGACGGCGAGCCCGATGCTGGCCACTCTGACACACGACTATTTCTCCGATCCTGACTGGATATTCGAGCGGAAGCTCGACGGAGAGCGCTGCCTGGCGTTTCGGTCAGGCAGGACCGTGAGTCTGAAGAGCCGATACGACGAGGATCTATCCGAAACCTATCCCGAATTGGTCGAAGCACTTCAAGGCGATGGCGGCAGCAACTGGGTTGTCGACGGGGAAGTTGTGGCGTTTAAGGGACGAGTCACGAGCTTCGAGCGTCTCCAGCAGCGTATGAAGATCAGGGATCGGGATGCAGCCCGACAGGCAGCAAAAAGCACTGCGGTCTATTATTACCTTTTCGACCTGTTGTACGTAGACGGATATGATGTTACCGGGCTTGCCTTGCGGGACCGGAAACGGCTGCTGAAGAATTTACTCACCTGGAAGAATCCCATCCGCTATTGCACGCACCGACGCGAGCAGGGGGAGCGGTATCATCGGGTGGCGTGCGAGAGACACTGGGAGGGAGTCATTGCGAAGAGCCTGGATAGCGGCTACGTGCATTCGCGTTCCCGGAATTGGTTGAAGTTCAAATGCACGAATCGCCAGGAATTCGTTATCGGCGGATTCACGGACCCCAAGGGATCGCGATTGGGCTTTGGAGCGCTCTTGCTCGGATATTACGAGAACGGAGACCTCCGTTACGCGGGCATGGTGGGCGCGGGGTTTGATGATGAGACCCTGGAGGAGCTTCACGGGCGACTGAAAGGGCTGGAGGCAAGGAAGCCATCGTACGCCGACCGGGAATTGCCGAGCAAGGGCGTGCATTGGGTCAAACCCAAGCTCGTTGCCGAGGTTGCCTACACGGAGTTGACGCGCAAGAACCGGTTGCGTCATCCGCGTTTTCTGGGCCTGCGTCGCAAGAAGGCCAGGACCGTCGGGCTGGAGCATGATGGGAGTCGGTCGTGA
- a CDS encoding DUF1328 domain-containing protein gives MLGWALAFFLIAIVAAIFGFTGIAAGAASIAKILFFIFLVLFLFALIGGLVRGRAPRPPL, from the coding sequence ATGTTAGGTTGGGCACTTGCATTTTTCTTGATCGCGATCGTTGCCGCCATATTCGGCTTCACCGGCATTGCGGCCGGCGCCGCCTCGATCGCGAAAATATTGTTCTTCATTTTCCTTGTGCTATTCCTGTTCGCATTGATCGGTGGACTGGTCCGCGGGCGTGCCCCGCGACCCCCGCTTTGA
- a CDS encoding response regulator transcription factor yields the protein MNNPPTVFIVDDDASIRRVLAQLFEHERIPAETFESAQDFLDRADPDRPGCLLLDVRMSGASGLELQATLAERSLTIPIIFMSAYADVPTTVRAMKAGALDFVEKPFNEQLLLEAVHRALREDQEFRRSRTRKEEVERRLRSLTRREREVLSQVVSGKTNREIAELWNISEKTIKVHRGRVMQKMQANSLAQLVLLAQLVGMDTTKVVLD from the coding sequence ATGAATAATCCGCCGACGGTGTTTATCGTTGACGACGACGCGTCCATCCGTCGCGTTCTCGCGCAGCTGTTCGAGCATGAGCGTATTCCCGCCGAGACGTTCGAGTCGGCGCAGGATTTTCTTGACCGGGCCGATCCTGATCGGCCCGGTTGCCTGCTTCTGGATGTGCGCATGTCGGGTGCGAGCGGGCTCGAACTGCAAGCCACGCTGGCGGAGCGGAGTCTGACAATACCCATCATCTTCATGTCGGCTTACGCGGATGTGCCTACAACCGTTCGGGCCATGAAGGCAGGCGCGCTGGACTTTGTCGAGAAACCATTCAACGAGCAGCTCTTGCTGGAGGCCGTGCATCGGGCGCTACGAGAGGATCAGGAGTTCCGCCGGTCGCGGACTCGCAAGGAAGAAGTCGAGCGGCGGTTGCGTTCGCTCACCCGGCGCGAGCGAGAAGTGCTCTCACAAGTGGTCTCAGGCAAGACCAACCGCGAGATCGCCGAGCTGTGGAACATCAGCGAAAAGACGATCAAGGTGCATCGCGGACGGGTGATGCAGAAGATGCAGGCTAATTCCCTCGCACAGCTTGTATTGTTGGCGCAACTTGTCGGAATGGATACGACCAAAGTCGTACTCGACTAG
- a CDS encoding WG repeat-containing protein, with product MKRVVTIMTVLGLCAPVAFAGNMMGKDLLRPVQKNGKWGFINADGKVAISPKFDEAAGFHDGLARVQMDGKWGYVSPDGKMAIKARFRDAGDFNGGFAFAREKQQYGYLDKEGHFHIKPAYEEAGYFVNGRAPVKQDGKWGFIDTDGKWIAKPQFDEAAGFSGGLARVRIGGVLSQKYGFVDESGKIVINPQYTDCGNFNEGLAPAEKEGKWGYIDKDGKWTISPQFGEASDFSQGRALVRVGGMGGEYGYIDDNGNFVINAKYSDAKSFRDGRAAVQVDGKWGYIDENGKMTIDAKFSEAGSFRDGLALVHVGGVLGMGERANWINKSGEVVWKASS from the coding sequence ATGAAGCGCGTAGTGACAATCATGACCGTCCTTGGCCTGTGTGCCCCTGTGGCGTTTGCGGGCAACATGATGGGAAAGGACCTGCTTCGTCCCGTCCAGAAGAACGGTAAATGGGGATTCATCAACGCCGACGGGAAAGTGGCCATTTCACCGAAGTTCGACGAAGCCGCCGGTTTCCACGATGGTTTGGCCCGCGTACAGATGGACGGGAAATGGGGGTACGTGAGCCCGGATGGCAAGATGGCGATAAAGGCCCGCTTTCGAGACGCCGGTGACTTCAATGGAGGTTTCGCGTTCGCCCGAGAAAAGCAACAATATGGTTATCTTGATAAAGAAGGCCATTTCCACATCAAACCCGCTTACGAAGAGGCCGGTTACTTCGTGAATGGACGAGCACCGGTCAAACAGGATGGCAAGTGGGGGTTCATTGATACGGATGGCAAATGGATCGCGAAACCCCAGTTCGACGAGGCTGCCGGCTTTTCCGGCGGGCTGGCGCGAGTAAGAATCGGAGGCGTGCTCAGCCAGAAATACGGCTTCGTTGACGAATCTGGTAAGATTGTCATCAATCCGCAATACACCGATTGCGGCAACTTCAATGAGGGACTGGCCCCGGCCGAAAAAGAAGGCAAATGGGGCTACATCGACAAGGACGGCAAATGGACGATTTCGCCGCAGTTCGGCGAGGCTTCCGATTTCTCACAGGGTAGAGCCCTTGTCAGAGTCGGAGGAATGGGCGGAGAGTATGGTTACATCGATGACAACGGGAACTTCGTGATCAATGCGAAGTACAGTGATGCCAAGTCGTTCCGCGACGGCCGTGCCGCCGTGCAAGTTGACGGCAAGTGGGGCTACATCGATGAAAACGGAAAAATGACCATCGATGCGAAATTCTCCGAGGCAGGATCCTTCCGAGACGGCCTCGCACTTGTGCATGTCGGCGGCGTGCTCGGCATGGGCGAGCGCGCGAACTGGATTAATAAATCAGGTGAAGTCGTGTGGAAGGCATCGAGTTAG
- a CDS encoding CsbD family protein, with protein MNWDTVKGNWTQMKGRVKERWSKLTDDDVNRIEGRFEQLAGKIQEKYGKSREDAEREINEFCGSC; from the coding sequence GTGAACTGGGATACCGTAAAGGGCAATTGGACGCAGATGAAAGGCCGGGTCAAGGAACGCTGGTCAAAACTCACCGATGACGATGTCAACCGCATCGAAGGGCGTTTCGAACAGCTGGCCGGGAAAATCCAGGAAAAATACGGCAAGTCTCGTGAGGACGCCGAACGCGAGATCAACGAATTCTGTGGTTCATGCTGA
- a CDS encoding DNA ligase, whose protein sequence is MGYRVTKKNRDTLSAYRKKRNKKSTPEPFPKKKSGGRQRQPIFVIQKHAASRLHYDFRLEVDGVLKSWSVPKGPSTDPRQRRLAVMTEDHPREYASFEGVIPEGEYGAGTVLIWDRGTYRNIKQGDDGNAIPMKRAFADGHVEIWLDGEKLQGGYALTRIAKDNKERWLLAKMKDKKADGRRKPTSTQPKSVASGRTMKAVHKEEKRGANKE, encoded by the coding sequence ATGGGCTATCGGGTGACCAAAAAGAACCGTGACACATTGTCTGCGTACCGGAAGAAGCGGAACAAGAAAAGCACGCCGGAGCCGTTCCCAAAGAAAAAGTCTGGTGGGAGACAACGTCAGCCGATCTTTGTCATACAGAAACACGCTGCGTCAAGACTGCACTACGATTTCCGCCTCGAGGTCGACGGCGTCTTGAAGTCCTGGTCAGTTCCCAAGGGACCATCGACCGATCCGCGACAAAGGCGCCTGGCTGTTATGACCGAGGATCACCCCCGTGAATATGCGTCGTTCGAGGGTGTCATTCCAGAGGGCGAGTATGGGGCGGGCACGGTGCTGATCTGGGACCGGGGAACATATCGCAACATCAAGCAGGGCGACGACGGCAACGCAATTCCCATGAAACGGGCCTTTGCAGACGGGCACGTGGAGATCTGGCTCGACGGCGAGAAGCTTCAGGGCGGTTATGCCCTGACCCGGATCGCCAAGGACAACAAGGAGCGGTGGCTGCTGGCCAAGATGAAGGACAAGAAAGCCGACGGCCGTCGCAAGCCTACGAGCACGCAGCCAAAAAGCGTTGCAAGCGGGCGGACAATGAAGGCCGTTCACAAAGAGGAGAAACGGGGGGCAAACAAAGAATGA